The genomic segment GAATGAAGACATTTCTATTAAGCATACTTAACTGTATATTTAATTTGGTGTtactgaagttttttttttttttttttttttatatatttttaattgctttGAAAGTCTAGATGTGGTATCCCAAGCACTTCTGTTAATGCCTTTGGATGTGCAACATATACAGACATGACAGTGTTAAAATGGAGAAGCAGATTCCCTTTAGCAGGACATAAACAAAACCATAATGTAAATAACATATTGGCCcaatgaaatgtgaaaatgtttctggatttaatgctcaactttattttgtttaaaccAGTTGGCAACAACTACATACAGTTTGTACAGTATATCAAGTTACCCTCTGAACTGTAGTTACATCCAGATGTGAGAAAGTGGCAAATGTGAGATTTTAGGTTTATCTTTGAGAATGCACACAGTGAGGTGCAGACCAAAGTCTTGAACACAGCTTTTCATTAATCCTAGGGAAGTATTGTGTTGGGATTATAGTGTATGTgcaataatcaatattttcatgATATTGAATAACAATCTAaatgcctttttgttttttcatagcCATGCAGCCCACATATGAACTTGTATTTCATCATCAAAAAGCCTTTTCAATCTACAAATTCAGTTTTTGGTTGGAATACCTCTTCACTCTGGACAGCTCCACTTAAATTTGAAAGCTCTTCCTTAATTTTgtattggcttttaattttagCTTATAATTTATGGCCACAATATgcccagtattttttttttgaatagtGAGTGAGCTTTTTCATGAGTATTCTATCACCAAGGCAAGTGGATAGGGCAGGCACCACTTAATATTGTATTCATATTCATCGCATttatcagaattttttttttttattgaaataatgCATTGTGAATTTTACCTATAATCATTATGCATAGTTATATATGTAGGCTGAAAGTATTTTAATTCTCTGCTCTAAATACGAAAAAGTAAAATTTCTGAATCTTGAAAAGTTAAGACATTGCTGGTGTCCCTAACACTTTGTAGTTGTGTGAAAACTCTTGTTTTACAGATGTGGTTAAATGACCCCCTCTCTACGAGCTAATAGCCATTACAGTTGGGAATGACCATGTGAAAAGGCTGCAGCCCCTTTGATAGAGCTTGTGGTCCTGCCCTGTCCCAACGCAGTGTCGAGTGCCCTAGCATCATAGGCTTTGCTCCATTTTTGTGTGAATATTTGACTCATCCCTATGGGCGGCTTTGTTGGGGCCCATACCAACCTTGTTTAGTCCCACAGTGTTTTGTCCGCCCCACGGAGGCTAAGAAGGCAGCAGACGAGTCCAAGATGAGGTTTGCTCACATCGACGGAGACCACTTGACGCTGCTCAACGTCTACCACGCCTTCAAACAAAGTGAGCATCAGTCTTAAAGATCCCACTGAGACATGTTTCAAGACTTAAATATACTTGGAATGATGATTTGTGTCAGGTGGTTTTTTCCTCAAACAACGTTAAATTACCTTGTTCAAAATTATGAAATTCACACCGACTCTGCCTCTATGAATATGTAAACTGCTGGGTTCCTCAATTCTCATAACCTACATCGGAGGCTTCAAATTTGACCATCAGACTTGTGTCATTTGGACATTGGACCTTCCGAGGCCAGTTGTGATGTAACAAAGTCATGCTCGTACGTACACATCTTAAACTCTGGTTTAAGGTGAGCACAGAGAAACCTTTACTCTTAATcagatgaatgtgaaaacaGACTTTGTGTGTCAAACTGCACATACGTCATTCAGTGAAAGTCAAATATCCAATTAACAATAGGTTTGTTTAGTAGTGGGGTGCTTTAAGTCGTCTGCATTGTGTTGCACAAAGTACTGAAATGCTTTGATTTGGTCTCCACTGAGTCGCGAGAAAAATGTGTTCTTGGCTCCATAGATGCTCTGACGTGTTCAACAGCTAGTGGCTAACTtggtctgtctgctgtttattGCTGAGCAGGTAGCGTACAGTGGCTTTGCTAgctttttcaataaaaattaAGAAGATTTAGCTTGAAGTTAAAggccaaaaaaatccaaaatatCATTCAAAGATTCACAAATGCTTCATTGAGCAAGTGATTGAAAATTTGGTTagtaattctctgtgggtttcaCATTATAAGCTGCTTCTTTTACattagtcatttgatccattgtttaTATGCAAAACATTGATTAGTGCAGcgttgtatattttttttgcttcccatacctgtttattttttaaagtgcaaAGACACTTGACCCAAATTTCTGAATCCTTGTTATACCTTTTCCAGACCACGAGGCTAACCAGTGGTGCTATGATAACTTTGTCAACTACCGTTCACTGATGTCTGCCGACAACGTGCGGCAGCAGCTGTCCAGGATCATGGACCGCTTCAACCTGCCCCGTCGGAGCACGGAGTTCACCAGCAGAGATTACTACACCAACATCCGCCGAGCACTCTGCACCGGCTTCTTCATGCAGGTGAATAcagattagtgtgtgtgtggactaaAACCCCTCTAGTTATTATTTATCTGTTAAtaatacttttttctttctttttttttttttatcctccagGTGGCTCATTTGGAGCGTACAGGCCATTACCTCACAGTCAAAGACAACCAAGTGGTCCAACTGCACCCATCTACAGTCCTGGACCACAAGCCTGAGTGGGTGCTCTACAATGAATTTGTCCTCACCACCAAAAACTACATCCGCACGTGCACGGACATCAAACCAGAGTGGTATGTGTGCAGAGATCTCAAATTTTAGTAATACAGTTTCATAAAGAAGAAATTTATATAATTCAGCTTTGATGGTAAATGATCTCCTGACGGACTTATTCATGgactttttttctgttacaGGCTGGTGAAGATTGCACCCCAGTACTACGAAATGGGTAACTTCCCACAATGTGAAGCTAAAAGACAGCTGGAGCGAATCATTGCCAAACTAGAGAGCAAGGAGTATTCCCAATACTGAACAATAGCCAAGAAGTGTCCTGGAAAACAACTGCGTACTTTAGTTTTAGATCTTTCTGTATCATTGTATCTTAATGTTCACAATTTAGCATTttgatttttatattttgtttgctttttgtcttatttctttTTCCCATCAATGTTTATTCTGTAACTAAGTGTAATGTCAGATGAAATATCAGCAACAAATATTAGACCTGGCTGTAAAAGAATTTCTAAAGGAATATCAGAAACATGTCATTTAGATGTGGTCGACTTTCCTTAAGGGGATTGCTGAGTCATAAAGATTTGTGCTTGCTTTGTTTCTTTAATAAAGGAGTTTTGACTTAATTTCTGTGTACATATTAATTAGTAAATCCTGTTATTGTAAAAGTGGTGGTGTCCCTCGTGGTGTTTGTTTGCCCTACCAAGTCCTCAGGCTGGTTTATGATGAATTAATACACGGGATAATACCACCACTGGTACAAGTACAGGCTTGTATTATTTCAGTATGCTTTATATTTGAATACATATtggttctttgtgtgtgtgttattttttttataatataaatagTCTTGGCAACTTTATTACAGTTCAACTAAATGTATATTGCCTAACATGGAGCTCATCTTAGGATGCATTGTACAGATATAATACTAAAGGTGTGTTAAGGACAGGTCCAACTCACctttcattaaaatgtatttaatcacAAATGTGTATACTGCATATAATTCACTTTATACAGTGGTACAGTTTGGATGGACATCCCAAAGGATTATAACAGAAAAACTTGGTGCTAAGAGATGAATAACAagatgaaaaaatatatatgaagataattatatttttaaatactgGGCAGTTTTACCTTTTCCAAAAACGTTTTCAAATCAAACAATCTGAGGAGGGAACATCACTCTATGGGTAAACTGCTCACAGTAACCTGTAACAAAAGCTTGTATGTTGGCATAACATTGTCATCAATGGTCACAtcaaagtattttcttttttaaattcacaatCAATACGAATTATTGAATTAAGAATTCAATTTCCAGATAGTTTTTATCACACCTCCCAAAATAACCTTATAACTAACCAATATGTAGATACAAGCTGAAGGTAATTCTACTTCAAGCAtaaattgaaaattaatttaaaatagaCTGTACATAGTGTCATCGGTTGACTGAACCGTCGCTGACGCCAGAGACGGCTTCACTACCACTGTTGTTCAATATCCTCTATGGTCTCTGGCAGGCACCTGTTGCGTGTCTCTGACAGTGTTCTTGCCACTACTCCCCCCAGTACGGCCACAGAACACAGGACGACCTGGGGCAGGTCCTTCCATAATTCATCCAGTAAGAGAATCAAAGGAGCCACAGCTACACCAGTTCGAGCCATGAAAGAGTTGTAACCCATACCATTCTGCCTAGAAAGACACAGAAGAGACTACCTTTAGGCCTCTAAATGaggattttattcattttatgtaGAAAATAGCAGCTCTGTCTGGCTGTGTGGATATAgctctgtatatactgtatgttacaaatccaaaattgtgaaaaaagaaGGCATGCATGGTTACCTTACTACAGTGGGATAGAGCTCAGAACTGTAGAGCACAATAGTTGCAAATGATGCAGAGGAGAACCCTTTTCCAATGACAGCCACCACTGTTCTGACAACAGACATATCTGAAAACAAGATCAGTGACTGAGAGATGGCTTTTTATTGTTGCAGACGTCCTTATATATTCCTGTGTATAATAATGACTTTAATCTCTGTTATTGAAAcagttacatttaaaaacaaaataacctAAACCTTGGATGCGAGACTACCTTTAGGTATTACAATGTTGATTCCAAGACAGACTCCGGCCACCAGCAGAGCTCCCACCAGAGTTCTTCGCCTGCCTATCTTATCCAGTAAGTAGTAAACTGATCCTTTGGCTGGGAGCTCAATTAAAGCATAGGTAAACTGAGTGAGGTATATGTTGAGCCCAAAGCCTGTGATGTTGAAGCTGATGCCATAAAACGCAGTTGCCACACAAAACCTAGAGGAAGATAAAGTAAAGACTCTTCAAATCAAATAGTTTGTTAAGCGACAATCAAAATGATTAACCTGGAATTGTAACATAAAACATAAGACAAACTATATTTTTACAACCTAAAATGCTTGAGCACAATAGAACTGGGAATACAGACCACACTATACCAGTGCATAGGGCCAGTTTCCTCATTTTGGCTGTTCTTATCAGATCGAGGTAGGAATAGGGCCGATCTCTTTTCTCAGTCACAACAATTGTGGACAGCGTCTGAAAGAATGCAAAGCAGCATTATTCTCTAAACCATGTGGTAAACATTTAAAGGATTAACAACTATAATAGTGTATTAGACAACACAAACTAATTGCAATCTGAAAGATTACAAGACTGTTGCtgatttttgtttagtttttttggtgAGATTTAACCATTATCTGGAATATGCTAACCTCTGTTTTAAGCGTGTGAATGAACTCCTCTGTTCGGTTCATCTTGGCACACATTTTCAAATACTTCTGAGCTTGCTCCAGCTTTCCATTGGCAATGAGCCACCTTGCCGACTCTGGCATCCACCTAAATGTTGAAGGCAAAGATGATTTTTACTCCTGATGTATGACATGATAATTAATTTTATTGCATGTTTACATTAAAAACCAATTGGATGAATAATATGTACCCTAACCTGTGTATCTAAcctcagttgggtacagaggcAGCACAAAAGTAGCATACAAAGGCAAAATAGAGGTAGTCCGCACACTGAATACTGCGAGCTGAAAGTTTAAGAGTACTCCACCAATTTAACATTTCACTACTATAATATTGTTAGACTCACAATGATCAAAGTCAATGCAGTGGAACCAGAGATTTGGGCCGCATTCAAACTACTAGCAGTTTGTTCTGATCTGGCCAAAATGTAGCATGTACTATGCAGTATGtagtaaacaaaaacaaaatctgcaGTATGCCAAAAATACCTGGATGTTACACTGATTCGGAAAAATCTCCAGTAGGCATCGGACCAGTCTACCTCGCCTActgtatcccacaatgcaaagcgCTGGAACGGTCACAACAACTTGTTTACATACACTTCCCAAAACCGACTAAGCCTGGCCAATATAGTAAATAAATCGATTTaccaaaaaaaagcattattaTTAACAGTTTCATACTGCGTTTGTGTAAAGTAAAGTCTGTAGTAGGCAGTTTCGAATTAGCCATTGTCTTTTTCTTCCACACATTCTTCCTTCGGTTGTGTTCGATCCATTgttaatcagtccttccagaaaaaggagtttttttatgattgttgcaggcaaaaatccttgattatgcggcatgttttcttaaaaaatgcgatggaatatgcaggatatttatgcaattttatgcgatgaaattgcgggaacttgcaaaaattgcgggaacttgcaaaaattgtgggaacttgcaaaaattgcgggaacttgcaaaaactgcggtttgatgaaaaagagaaaaaaaagtgattcccccaacaccctgcttttcgacatagactgtatataaactggaccaacagatcccgttgctctggacggagaccagtgaaggatattagaaacacttttccggtgatcgctagctttactgcgcagcctcgaACTGAGAGAGAtgatgtaaatgtgacgtgagcaacctgtctgaaagttgtaagtcttctggtagctgtgccaagagaaatctcagtcattgcgaatcttgcagagatggagagcgtaggtatatgtaaggagataacataggcacaggctaattattgctaactaaaatgctagttaatattagtaattaaacctaaacagctcatgtaagttgaaactgcctgcgagcttcccctgtactgtacggtaattcctctactatgcaacagtaagttgcttggttatgacacaatcgttagcctatttttacaaaaacgtctgctacggagccattatgtgagatacaaggtaatggaaccttttatacattgtcgtgtttctttagaaatacaCAATGTataaatagagtctttaaacgcttcacatgtaaagttattcgctctcaaagtgacgtcaaaatgaatggcagtcaatgggatgctaacgggaggtgatcgctttgtagcatcaaaatggcgccataggaggttcgagttctgaagtgaagcttaccccctttctttttgatgatgttcacgtcgcacaattacgtcacttcataacgttcccatggcaacagggggaaatggctgctcttgtgtgaagtaaacgcaacactttctgctaagatatatgtgacttttttgcaacgaaaatgcggggattatgaaatcatgctagccccgcatattttgcgtggaaatcggaAATTTATGCGGCGACAGTGCGGCTtattgaaaaaatgcggcccccgcataaatatgcggactttggctgattatgcattgaattatgcgatcccataatcgcgtttttctggagggactggttaaTATTACAGTCTGTGGTTCAATCTCTAGATAAAGTTTCCTCACACCTCTCCAAATCTACTTCCAGCTAAAATACCAAATAACTAATGCTACTAACTCTATAACTACATCaccagatttattttattttaattttcaaactTGCACTTAGCCCTGATTAAAtttgactcaagtgacatcacttttcCGCCGTGTTGATTTTCCGCCATGCTGTGCAGCATAAGTTTATCATATAAATACGATGATATCCAAAACCTGCATCCAAATGCATTTTGGCTGTGATGAAAGTCAGAAATTGATGGTGGTGACAGTTTAACAGTTTTAATATTGCAGCCTTGAGAAAAATGGAGTAGGAATTTTTAATGATCTCAGAATTCCCCTGTTATCCGATCAGACTTGAATAAAAAATACGAGCATGGCAGAAAATAGGGGACAGATAGGTTATAagattataataatattaattaaataatattgTGATTATTTACATTCCGATGTTGTCCAGTTGGCTGTAAGATTATGGGATACTCTTGATTTTGTACTTGTTCTTAAACCGCCGTTAAACTTTTGGGACATGAACCCTTAAAAGATGGAACATTGTCTAATTCAGTATTTGAGAGTTTGCAATATTAGTGTGCAAactacatagtttttttttcccgccAACGTTAATCTTTAACTCGTGGAAATGCCAACCACCCCAAAAAATGCTTCCAGGGCTTACAGTAGGGGACATCTGGTAGACTAAAAGATCTGAGCTTTTGAGTCCTACCTCCAAGTGATGATGGCCAAGGTTAAAGGTGAGCTGACACTGACAATTAGCCACCGCCAGTCAGTCACAAAGTAAGCAATAGCTGGAAATATTGTGTTCCCAAATGTCCAGGATAAGCTGTCGAGCACTCCAACCAATTTCCTGTGCTCAATGTCCACCCACTCCACAGCTGCAGAGAACAAACACCTCATCACTTTGCAAGGATCAAAATTCAGAGAAAAcactaaaaaacattttagtagCCTAGGCTTCTGAGGTGATGATACATGGTATGCTGATAAACagaaattaaaatatgttattACTGAGGACTGTTGAGACAATGACGATGCCGGTAATGCAAAACCCAGTGAAGAACCTCAGCACGCAGAACATCACGTAGGATGTAGAAAAAGCACTTGTAACAGCAAAGAACATTCCAGACACATATGACACCAGCAGCATGATCCTTCGGCCAAACCTACGGAAAGGCAGAAAGTCTCTAAATATAAATTTGACTGATTGGTTGAAGCACTTGGCAATCAAAGTTATAAGCTAAATGCCAAGTAGCCAAGCTACGATACCTGTCACTCAGACTTCCAAAGGACAAGGCTCCAAACATCACTCCAACAAAGAAGATGGTAGCAGTTGCTTTGTTTTTCCCTCTTCTATCACACACCAGGTCCCACTTgtacaagaaaataaaagacagaGGTTTACACATGAACATGAGTGACTTCTCCTTTAAAGATGCTCATGATGGTGAACCAGTACATTTTATGTTGTTAGATGATTTACATATGACAAGAAATTAAGTTCACCTGTGAGGTCAGAGTAGACTTGAAGGTGCTGTTATCGTACACCCATCCATTCTGACATGGCACTGTGGGTAGTTCAGTCATGTCAGAAGAGTTGAGCAGCAGATGATATTGAGGATCTGCAAACATCTGGCAGGAGTTTGGAGTCCCATCCGCCTGGAGTGGAATAAGAACAGCAAGCCTCTCTGCCTGGGATAAATTTCTAAAAATACCTCCGTCATCCAGAGGGCTGATGTCGCAGTGGTGAACGGGAACAGCAGCTATGAAGTTGTTTAGCATGAAGTGGCAGGGCATTGTGAAGCGGCCGATGAAGCTAATCACAATGATCATTATCTGAAATCTTCCAAATCCATTTATATTGGCTAGAATGTTCTCGAACTTCATTGTGACCTCCCACTGTGTTCAAAATCCTTTGAAATAGAGAAACAAGTCCTCAAACACCCCTGCCTTCACACTAATATAGACAGCTAACCAACCAATGGGCTGCTGGCTTGCAGTTGAAATTGGTGAATATTTTACCTCACTTAACCACTAAAATAACTTTTatgttgtctgtctgactgtgacGCAAAGTATGCATTTGTAGTGATAGTTGGATCAGTAACCTCTACGTGGTAAAATGACTCATCATTTTATGACATTGTATTAAAGAAATATAGTCTTCTATTGCATTACCAACCAAAACGAAGCCATGAATCAGTGGTAGTGTAATCACATTTGCTTTTAAATAGcatattgtaaaaaatgtatacagatgTTGCTTACAGTTCTGTTATTTAAACATGTTACCATCAATGATCTTCCAACACTGTATGGAGCTATTCATTGCTATGAAGAAAACAATGAAGTGTCATCAGATGTCCAGACTGATCATCCTATGAAACACAATACaagtagcctgacgtggtcatactcagattctagtcagaatgtgaactTCCCGACCTTGAATGTTGTGGGCAGGGCTAAGTTTGGCTGGTATCCAGGCTACAATACAAGTATAATCTTTACAGTAACACATCCATGTTATGACTTCAAAATTCAGTACCCAGTAACTTGTCTTATCCACATCTACAACAGTTTCTGGTAGTCTGAAAGTAAACAAGGCCTGCAGCAAAGGCCATCAGGGAGAAAACAGTACTCAGTAGAGGGAGCCACACTTCTTCAAGAACCATAATCATAGTTAAGtttcttgcacacacacaatggacTGCGCTGCAAACCAACAAAATCCGGCAACTTAAGTCCCAAATGTCAAACCATTTAAGGTTACTTTTCTCTGCCTGCCGACAATAATTAAAGTTGCGCTGCGTGGCATCACCTGCACATGATTGGTGGAACAatgaaatcaatcaatcaataaaatcCGAAACATGAAACAGTCCCCTTGTCATTTAGTGGCCTCTTCTCTCAATTGGGGGCCATTGAGCAAGACACTACTACTAGAgtttttctattattattattatttaagatttttttatttcaatacatgaataaaatataaagcaACTTCTCTTGCGTGACCCGTATATACTTAGATTCTGCATATTgtacaccttttttttctctacctGAATGTTTACTCGTTTTTTATTATCGTCATTATCTTGGTCCCTCAATAGGGTCCAGAAAAAGGGGGACAGTTGCCATCGTAGTGTaaatgcctttatttatatttaaaatgatgtAAAGTAGATTGATTGCACTGCACTCAACAAAAGAAATGATAGCCAATTTTGTAGGTTTCTACTAGTTTCTTCTTGACTTGTACATaatacttcacacacacacacacacacacacacacacacacacacacacacacacacacacacacacacacacacacacacaaaccacttGTTGGAGCCATAATGAGTGCAATTTATTAATTTCATTCAACAAGATGAtttgtatttactttattttctatCTATTTCCTTTCTAaattgttacattacattttggactttaaatctgtggaaataaaggcaaCCTCCGCTCCTCCTCCTAATTAGGTCACCTTCGCAGGTATAATGAGGTGCTGGGTGACAGCTTGAGGAGTTCTTTTGTTTGAGTGGTGGACAGAAAACAGTTTAGTGAGTTTAAGTTTCTTATTTTTTTGGCGTAATAAATCTTGCGTTATTTGAACGAAACGTAAGGCTCTCTGCGAGTGCTTATTTACCATAGGAGTCACAATCCTACTCAAAAAGGTGACTAAGGAAAATAAGATGAGTGAAGGAGTCGCCACAACACCACTTAATCAAATCCTTTATCAATCAAATGTTTATTTACCTACTAATGATACACATAATTAATgagggtaggaataaatgaATGATTGCAATGAGGCATGAATAGATAAGTACAACACTAGGCAATTCATGAATGAATTAATGACATATACCAGATAAAACAGTGAATGCTATCTTGGCAAGATGCATGAATTTATGGGCACGTAAGTGACTACTAAGCACTACGTGGATGAAAACCTGAACCTGTCATACCCTACCTCACTATACTGGACTGTCTGACTACTTGTACCttacaacatactgtacaatcaTGCATACATAAATATCTTCACAAACTGCTTTTACTGTTACTACTGCTCTGCCTCACTTTATGCTTGCACTACTTATATTTATTTGTCTGTTATTGCACTACATGTTTGTGCCTTAAATGTAGTCTAAATATTTGCTTCACTTTCAATGAATGTTGCATCATTTATCTTTTTGTTATGAACCAAGAGAAACACAATTTTGTTCCTCTATGAACTTTACTGCACTTTACACAGATGGATGACAATAAAGTCGCTTTTAACTCACATCTTATTTTCAATTGAATGAATACACCATAAGCAGCTGACAGTTTGTTGGGAAGTAAGAGAGAAATACCcgaaacaacaaaacaaattgcaCAGTACAAAAAAATCAATCATTAATCAGTGGTACTATAAAATATTTCACACATTTATTGAAatattatattgaaaaaaaggttATACAGGTTGTGGTTATCTAAGAAACActtgtttcttcttttattatttaaaacatattaccaCCACTGATATGCCCTGCAACTCAAGGCCAAATGCCTTTTGGTTGCAGTGAAGAAAAAATTTAGGGTTGAGATTTCTcgtcagaggtggagattgatcTTCTTCTGAAACACAAAAGACATGTTTGTGTTACAATATAATCTTTACTTAAATGTTTGGATGCAATCCAAATGAAGGCCCAGTACCTCGTGTGTTCCACATCCTCAATAGTCTCTGGTAAACGGATGTTTTGTGTCTCAGGAAGAAGAGAAGCTGACAGCCCTGCAGCAACAGCCACCAGGGAGAAGATAGTACTCGGTAAATGGCCCCACACTTCTTCAAGAAGCATGATCAGAGGGGAAACAGACACGCCTACACGGGCCATGAAGGAGCAGTAACCCAATCCATTTTGCCTGCATAAGCAAAAATGCAACACATTTGTAGCAATCAGGGAAATCAGTTTCAAGATACAACTGCAACTCCTTAGAGTCTGGAACACTGACTGATGCATATCAAGGTGTCAAGTCATCCAGATGTCTCAGTAAACTGTTAGGCCTCTGAATACAGATACtgtttgtaaaatgtgcaaaatataaGCTCTATATCAGACTGTATACTGACCTCATTACTGTGGGGTAAAGCTCTGTTGTATACAGAAATACAGTTGTAAAAGATGCCTCTGCGAACATCTTGCCCAAAGCTCCCACACTTGTCTGAAACATCGCGTTATCTAAAAAGTTGTGAAAGGACATTTTAACCCCACCTTGTATTATTTGAAGCCACCATGTGTAGAATTAGACTATTCATAACAATGCTCAAAAATGCAAGTGCACTATTTGTATTCCAAGTTTAGCTTTATCTGCTGTTGTCATCTATTATATAGTAGGCCTAATCTCACTATTGATCATTTACCTCGAGGGACAAACATGTTGCAGAATATACACAGTCCAGTCATAACGAGTGTTCCAGTCTGACTCAACCTTCGGCCTATTTTGTTCAAAGTGAAAAAGACAAATGCTTTTGCCGGAAGTTCAATTGCGCCGTAGATGAACTGTGTGAGATAAATGTTCACACCAAATCCACTGACATTCAAGCTGATTCCGTAATACGTACAGGCCACTCCAAACCTAGCAACAGAGAGTAAGCAAATTATTATTgatttcttaaagtgctcatactatgctcattttcaggttcataattgtatttagaggttatatcagaataggtttacatggtttaattttcaaaaaattcCACATTGCtactagcctgacgtggtcctactcagattctagtcagaattgaacttcccgacctcgaattttATGGGCGTggctaagtttggctggcatatggttgcatgcctctggagcaactaagttaagtgtcttgctcagggacacactggTTGTGGGAATTGTACACAGATCTCCCACATTacaggcatgtgtcatatccactacACCACCACTATATAaatatgagggcgtgccacgctagcaacTAGGCGAGCAtgataacatgtgttacaaagtgacacacatttgtcacggaagtaaaagctggactacaacagagctgtttggagctgtttgtgaacagtgttttctgttggagacggTAAGTGCCTTTGGGCTAGA from the Perca flavescens isolate YP-PL-M2 chromosome 2, PFLA_1.0, whole genome shotgun sequence genome contains:
- the LOC114562742 gene encoding solute carrier family 22 member 7, translated to MKFENILANINGFGRFQIMIIVISFIGRFTMPCHFMLNNFIAAVPVHHCDISPLDDGGIFRNLSQAERLAVLIPLQADGTPNSCQMFADPQYHLLLNSSDMTELPTVPCQNGWVYDNSTFKSTLTSQWDLVCDRRGKNKATATIFFVGVMFGALSFGSLSDRFGRRIMLLVSYVSGMFFAVTSAFSTSYVMFCVLRFFTGFCITGIVIVSTVLTVEWVDIEHRKLVGVLDSLSWTFGNTIFPAIAYFVTDWRWLIVSVSSPLTLAIITWRWMPESARWLIANGKLEQAQKYLKMCAKMNRTEEFIHTLKTETLSTIVVTEKRDRPYSYLDLIRTAKMRKLALCTGIVWFCVATAFYGISFNITGFGLNIYLTQFTYALIELPAKGSVYYLLDKIGRRRTLVGALLVAGVCLGINIVIPKDMSVVRTVVAVIGKGFSSASFATIVLYSSELYPTVVRQNGMGYNSFMARTGVAVAPLILLLDELWKDLPQVVLCSVAVLGGVVARTLSETRNRCLPETIEDIEQQW